In Acidobacteriota bacterium, the genomic window TGTACTTCGACGTGTTTAACGAGACCTTGGCATGCAACGTCGATCGTGACCCTCGAGTGACGATTCTCGCTGTCAATAGCTCTAGATCCTTTTGGCTCACGATGCTCGCACGAGGCCGCTTCCGAGACTATCCGGGTGTTCGGTTTGTCGGCACCATTGCTCCGCGGCGCGAGTCCACTGCACGTGAGCAGGCACGATTTCGACAACGTGTGAAGCGACTGCGTCGTCTCAAGGGTTACCGCGCGTTGTGGAGCGAGGTCGGTTACGCCCGTGACGCCGAGTTCACCGACGTCACTTTCGTCCGAATCGGGAGCACCACAAGCCACCTCGGAGATAGGGTCGCGAAAAGTCAGGGATGAAGACTTTTCCAGAGATCCCGATTACGTTCCGTGGCCGAAGTGGTGCACACACCCTGCTTGTCGTTGCAGATCCACTGTTTGTGTCCATCGATGTGAGCTGTCTGACAGATCCAGCGGTCGTCTGTACCGTATTCGGGTCAATCTCAGGACTCAGCCCGGTGCGTTGCTCCACGAAATTTCGATCCCGTCAAGAAGCTCCTGCTCTTATTAGGGGGAGCTTCGAACGTGCCAGCCCGATGTTACGAGGCTCATCGCGGCAATTTGCGTGCGGCACTCGCTCCGTGTTGGGCCGATGACTTCCACTGCCGCAATCAGTCTTGATGCGGTCCTCGTCGCCGTCACTCGAGACCGTCCGCGAATTCTTACGGTTCGGACCGATCGCCGTCTCGACGGCATCCCATCGGGTCCCCTCGACGTTGACAACGACACGACGCTTGAACTCGGGTTACGGCGCTGGATCCGTCAGCAGGCGGGAGTCGAAGTTGGGTATGCCGAGCAGCTCTATACGTTTGGAGATCTGGACCGAGGGATTCGTCACACAGCGCGCCAAAAGCGTGTGGTTTCAGTGGCGTACCTGGGTCTCGGCATCGAAAGCGTTCCATCTCCCGACGCCGAATGGCGGGATTTCTACACCCTGTTCCCTTGGGAGGACCATCGAGAGGAACGCCCCGAGTTTCTCGACGAGCATCTGATTCCCCACCTGTTCGCCTATACAGACGATGCTGTTTGGGCTGATCGTGTCCACATCGCCTTTGGGGCCGGATCGATGCAGTGGGATCCGATTCGAGTCCTGGATAGGTACGAATTGCTGTATCAAGCCGACCTGATCGCTGAAGCCTTTCACGACAAGGAGCAGTCCGCTCCGAAATCTCTCCAGACAGGACCGGCGATGGCCTACGATCACCGTCGAATCGTCGCAACGGCCATGGGCAGACTACGCGGCAAACTGACGTACCGCCCCGTTGTGTTCGAATTGCTGCCCGATTCGTTCACGCTGCTCGCCCTACAGCGCACTGTTGAAGCACTTCACGGCCGTCGGCTTCACAAGCAGAACTTTCGGCGCGTCATCGAACAGGGTGGGCTTGTGGAGGGCACAGGTGACTATGCCGCGACGGGTGGGAGGCCCGCGGAACTCTTCCGTTTCCGTCAGGAAGTCCTGCTTGAGCGCCCCCGTCCCGGTGTCGTGTTTCCTGGGCGCTGACAGAGTCATTTCTCTCCACGCGTTTGAGGTTACATATCGAACTCGTGTCGAGGCCCACCGTTGTTGGGCAATCGTACTGCCGTGGGTTCGCACATCGCGTTCGTTCGAAAAAGGGAGTCCGCGTACATATAATGCTCAGACTGAGTATAATTCCCGTTATGAGCACTTCAACCACAACAAAACTTATCTCAGTCAGTGAACGGTTGGTCGGCATCGTGCCCGATGTGGAGAGGTTTATCGCCGAACCGATCATCGAAGACATCGAGCGACTCAAGCGGGAACGCAACGCCGTTGTGCTTGCTCACAACTACATGACAGCCGACATTTTCCACGGTGTTGCTGATCTTCGCGGTGACAGTTTGGCGCTCGCTCACATGGCGGTCACCACTTCGGCCGACGTCGTTGTTCTCGCCGGAGTGTATTTCATGGCTGAGACGGCCAAGATTGTTAACCCGGACAAGACTGTGCT contains:
- a CDS encoding pyridoxamine 5'-phosphate oxidase family protein — its product is MIDQATWDRGAAVLRQGMSTSVHCSIASINEDGSPHVTPMGSLQITGLGTGMYFDVFNETLACNVDRDPRVTILAVNSSRSFWLTMLARGRFRDYPGVRFVGTIAPRRESTAREQARFRQRVKRLRRLKGYRALWSEVGYARDAEFTDVTFVRIGSTTSHLGDRVAKSQG
- a CDS encoding NAD regulator, with product MTSTAAISLDAVLVAVTRDRPRILTVRTDRRLDGIPSGPLDVDNDTTLELGLRRWIRQQAGVEVGYAEQLYTFGDLDRGIRHTARQKRVVSVAYLGLGIESVPSPDAEWRDFYTLFPWEDHREERPEFLDEHLIPHLFAYTDDAVWADRVHIAFGAGSMQWDPIRVLDRYELLYQADLIAEAFHDKEQSAPKSLQTGPAMAYDHRRIVATAMGRLRGKLTYRPVVFELLPDSFTLLALQRTVEALHGRRLHKQNFRRVIEQGGLVEGTGDYAATGGRPAELFRFRQEVLLERPRPGVVFPGR